The following are encoded together in the Arcobacter aquimarinus genome:
- a CDS encoding FtsW/RodA/SpoVE family cell cycle protein, producing the protein MYFNKTNIKSINNNLNKNEADYTLFILVSLLIIISIIFSYSLTIYTVEYFGYNQFHFFIRQSLVGIVSILLMWFLSQRDPDKTVEKIGMTFFIIFFLLMIAMPFLPASLVTASGGANRWIRLPGFSLSPVEFFKIGFIYFLSWSFHRKVIYQPKKLGLVDEVLLLAPYFLTFFVVVFIIAFLQKDLGQVVLLGVILVVLLIFANRSFKIFLALGIIALVGLVGLIVAAPHRIQRIHSWWAMVQDGILSVLPSWAEPYLRIDELPEPYQVSHSLNAIHNGGFFGQGIALGDIKVGFLSEVHTDFVLAGITEEIGLVGLFIICTLIFSIVWRIFKISRRVENPIYHLFTLGIALMIIIAFLINSYGISGMIPIKGIAVPFLSYGGSSMLAMAVSVGLVLSISRVVKEEDVKKKVKNI; encoded by the coding sequence ATGTATTTTAACAAAACTAATATTAAATCAATCAACAATAATTTAAATAAAAATGAAGCGGATTATACTCTGTTTATATTGGTGTCATTATTAATTATTATAAGTATAATATTTTCATATTCATTGACAATTTATACAGTAGAGTATTTTGGTTATAATCAATTTCATTTTTTTATAAGACAAAGTTTAGTGGGTATTGTATCTATATTATTAATGTGGTTTTTATCACAAAGAGATCCCGATAAAACTGTTGAAAAAATAGGAATGACCTTTTTTATAATATTCTTTTTATTAATGATTGCAATGCCTTTTCTACCTGCTTCATTAGTAACAGCTTCTGGTGGAGCGAATAGATGGATTAGACTTCCTGGATTTTCTTTATCTCCTGTAGAATTTTTTAAAATAGGATTTATTTATTTTTTATCTTGGTCTTTTCATAGAAAAGTTATATATCAACCTAAGAAACTTGGATTAGTTGATGAAGTGTTATTACTAGCACCATATTTTTTAACATTTTTTGTTGTTGTATTTATAATCGCTTTTTTACAAAAAGATTTAGGTCAAGTAGTATTATTAGGTGTTATTTTAGTTGTATTGTTAATTTTTGCTAATAGGTCGTTTAAAATCTTTTTAGCTTTAGGGATAATTGCATTAGTTGGTTTAGTTGGATTAATTGTTGCCGCACCACATAGAATTCAAAGAATCCACTCATGGTGGGCGATGGTTCAAGATGGTATATTATCTGTTCTTCCTTCTTGGGCAGAGCCGTATTTAAGAATTGATGAATTACCTGAACCTTATCAGGTTTCACACTCATTAAATGCTATACATAATGGTGGTTTTTTTGGACAAGGAATAGCATTAGGAGATATTAAAGTAGGATTTTTATCAGAAGTTCATACGGACTTTGTTTTAGCAGGTATTACAGAAGAGATAGGATTAGTTGGACTATTTATAATTTGTACATTAATTTTTAGTATTGTTTGGAGAATTTTTAAAATTAGTAGAAGGGTTGAAAATCCAATATATCATTTATTTACATTAGGTATTGCTTTGATGATTATTATTGCATTTTTGATAAATTCTTATGGAATTTCAGGAATGATACCAATAAAAGGTATTGCCGTTCCTTTTCTTTCTTATGGTGGTTCATCTATGTTAGCAATGGCTGTTTCTGTAGGATTAGTATTATCAATTAGTAGAGTAGTAAAAGAAGAAGATGTGAAAAAAAAGGTTAAGAATATATGA
- a CDS encoding undecaprenyl-diphosphate phosphatase codes for MTIFDAIILGVIEGITEFLPISSTGHLIVASEFLGLEQTNINKAFEVIIQFAAILAVVLNYPSKFTFSHINLWTKVLIAFLPIAIIGFIFSSQIKAMFNIEIVAWMFIIGGIVFLIVEKFYNEKETHTTDVEDVTFKQAMWIGIAQIFALIPGTSRAGASIIGAMLVKLNRKASAEFSFLLAFPVMCATTGYDLLKHHNELFVAGNMINLLVGFVVSFIVAFIAIKLFLKFLENFTFVAFGIYRILFGILLLTLF; via the coding sequence ATGACTATATTTGATGCAATAATTTTAGGTGTTATCGAAGGAATAACAGAATTTTTACCAATATCATCAACTGGACATTTAATTGTTGCTAGTGAATTTTTAGGATTAGAACAAACTAATATTAATAAAGCTTTTGAAGTTATAATTCAATTTGCAGCAATTTTAGCAGTTGTTTTAAACTATCCATCAAAATTTACATTTTCACATATTAATTTATGGACAAAAGTACTAATTGCTTTTTTACCAATTGCAATTATAGGTTTTATTTTTTCATCACAAATCAAAGCTATGTTTAATATAGAAATTGTAGCATGGATGTTTATTATTGGTGGAATTGTATTTTTAATAGTAGAAAAATTTTATAATGAAAAAGAGACTCATACTACTGATGTTGAAGATGTAACTTTCAAACAAGCAATGTGGATTGGAATAGCTCAAATATTTGCATTAATTCCAGGAACAAGTAGAGCAGGAGCAAGTATAATTGGTGCTATGTTAGTAAAATTAAATAGAAAAGCTAGTGCTGAATTTTCTTTTTTATTAGCATTTCCTGTTATGTGTGCAACAACTGGTTATGATTTGTTAAAACATCACAATGAATTATTTGTTGCTGGAAATATGATTAATCTTTTAGTAGGTTTTGTTGTATCTTTTATTGTAGCTTTTATTGCTATAAAGCTATTCTTAAAATTCCTTGAAAACTTTACATTTGTAGCTTTTGGAATTTATAGAATACTTTTTGGAATATTACTTTTAACTCTTTTTTAA
- a CDS encoding glycosyltransferase family 39 protein, producing the protein MINTNKYSYYFYTILTLLFCILIFKAETSLSISYKEALNVFVNTSVLSIITNISIYLFGQNDIALRIPFILFYVASVILMYKITHNYFKYEKDRLISIVVFMLLPGVLSASLLVNSAIIVIFCTLLYLYYFEKYKKHSYFLLLLFLLIDNSFAILYLALFFYSIKENDKKLLYFSLILFFLSMFIYGFSTDGKPRGFLIDTVAIYATIFSPILFLYFIYTTYRAGIKKEHSLSWYISMTALFLSIFISFRQRVYIEDFAPYVVIGVPLMIKTFLHSYRVRLKEFRKTYNILSILTVSMLLINVIFTLVNKPLYLILPNPTKHFVYQYHFIEELSNELKKKNINGLNSFDKELILRLKFYGLQEGDNYFISPKEFYNYDEKISIKYYDKELFTTYLKKLK; encoded by the coding sequence ATGATTAATACAAATAAATATAGCTATTACTTTTATACTATATTAACTCTGTTATTTTGTATCCTAATATTTAAAGCAGAAACATCTCTTAGTATTTCCTATAAAGAGGCTTTAAATGTTTTTGTAAATACATCAGTTTTATCTATTATTACTAATATTTCAATATATTTATTTGGACAAAACGATATTGCACTAAGAATCCCTTTTATACTTTTTTATGTAGCAAGTGTTATTTTAATGTACAAAATAACACATAATTATTTTAAATATGAAAAAGATAGATTGATCTCTATAGTTGTTTTTATGCTACTTCCTGGAGTTCTAAGTGCTTCTTTATTGGTTAATAGTGCGATAATAGTGATTTTTTGTACGCTTTTATATTTATATTATTTTGAAAAATATAAAAAACATTCTTACTTTTTGTTACTTTTATTTCTTTTGATTGATAATTCATTTGCTATATTATATTTAGCCTTGTTTTTTTATTCTATAAAAGAAAATGATAAAAAGCTTTTATATTTTTCTTTAATATTGTTTTTTTTATCAATGTTTATTTATGGTTTTTCAACAGATGGCAAACCTAGAGGATTTTTGATAGACACTGTTGCAATTTATGCAACTATATTTTCTCCTATACTTTTTTTATATTTTATTTATACCACTTATAGAGCAGGAATAAAAAAAGAGCATAGCTTGAGTTGGTATATTTCTATGACAGCTCTATTTCTTTCAATTTTTATATCATTTAGACAAAGAGTTTATATTGAAGATTTTGCTCCTTATGTTGTAATTGGTGTTCCTCTTATGATAAAAACTTTTTTGCATTCATATAGAGTTAGATTAAAAGAGTTTAGAAAAACATATAATATATTATCAATTTTAACTGTTTCAATGCTTTTAATAAATGTAATATTTACTTTAGTAAACAAACCTTTGTATTTGATATTACCAAATCCAACAAAACATTTTGTATATCAATATCATTTTATTGAAGAATTATCAAATGAATTAAAGAAAAAAAATATAAATGGATTAAATTCTTTTGATAAAGAGTTGATTCTAAGGTTGAAATTTTATGGATTACAAGAAGGTGATAACTATTTTATATCTCCAAAAGAATTTTATAATTATGATGAAAAGATTTCTATTAAATATTATGATAAAGAGCTTTTTACAACATATTTAAAAAAACTAAAATGA
- a CDS encoding molybdopterin synthase catalytic subunit, translated as MQNRADFLQIHKGSLEVEKITNFWYNKYKNSNFGAIITFVGVVRDENEIEGLSFDIYEPILNSWFDEWQKKANEKNAIVLMAHSIGDVLNHESSYIAAVCSPKRRVALELIDEFVEDFKAQAPIWKYDIINGQRVYAKDRSTAIKGSGILL; from the coding sequence ATGCAAAATAGAGCAGATTTTTTACAAATACATAAAGGTAGTTTAGAAGTTGAAAAGATTACTAACTTTTGGTATAACAAATACAAAAATTCTAATTTTGGAGCAATTATAACTTTTGTTGGTGTTGTAAGAGATGAAAATGAAATAGAAGGTTTATCTTTTGATATTTATGAACCAATTTTAAACTCTTGGTTTGATGAGTGGCAAAAAAAAGCAAATGAAAAAAATGCTATTGTATTAATGGCTCATAGCATTGGTGATGTTTTGAACCATGAAAGTTCCTATATCGCTGCTGTTTGTAGTCCAAAAAGAAGAGTAGCTTTAGAATTAATAGATGAATTTGTTGAAGATTTTAAAGCACAAGCTCCAATTTGGAAATATGATATTATAAATGGTCAACGTGTTTATGCAAAAGATAGAAGTACAGCTATTAAAGGTTCTGGCATATTATTATGA
- a CDS encoding type II secretion system protein, whose protein sequence is MKKSISLLEIIIVIALLSLLYLIFLPNNKINKLDEITNRLSLYLSYVRYKALIDDKYSDENNLWHKKRWTIKFFRCRESEGGIYFSIYNDKNLTGHPSVDDSLKDPLTNKNIYSSNFCQENTNNSKYTLLTKSFDIVDVNISCNETTSLGQLSFGANGKIFSKLSNHENEFNQYEIKERCKIILRTKEEEKKEIEIYPKSGFREVINNN, encoded by the coding sequence ATGAAAAAATCTATTTCATTATTAGAAATAATAATAGTTATAGCTTTACTCTCTTTATTGTATTTGATTTTTTTACCGAATAATAAAATAAATAAATTAGATGAAATAACAAATAGATTATCTTTATATCTTTCATATGTAAGATATAAAGCACTAATAGATGATAAATACAGTGATGAGAATAATTTATGGCATAAAAAAAGATGGACAATAAAATTTTTTAGATGTAGGGAATCAGAAGGTGGAATCTATTTTTCGATTTATAATGATAAAAATTTAACAGGACATCCTAGTGTAGATGATTCATTGAAAGATCCTTTAACAAATAAAAATATATATAGTTCTAATTTTTGTCAAGAAAATACAAATAATAGTAAATATACACTTTTAACGAAATCATTTGATATAGTAGATGTAAATATTAGCTGCAATGAAACAACTTCTTTAGGTCAATTATCATTTGGAGCTAATGGTAAAATCTTTTCTAAACTTTCAAATCATGAAAATGAATTTAATCAATATGAGATAAAAGAAAGATGTAAAATCATATTAAGAACAAAAGAGGAAGAGAAGAAAGAGATAGAAATATATCCAAAAAGTGGATTTAGAGAAGTAATAAATAATAATTAA
- a CDS encoding MqnA/MqnD/SBP family protein, whose amino-acid sequence MIFAKIDFINLLPFHIYIKKNIQSSQLKSIIEYKKSYPSYINNKFKKRKVDSAFISSIASRNEKNLDFGIVAKNEVLSVLLIPGKQQTDFQSQTSNALAKVLDLKGRVIIGDKALKFYHENPNILKIDLAKQWQDKYNLPFVFAVLCFNKNKNKLKSITKNFNKKHIKIPQYILEQYSKRSGVSKRNILNYLTKIDYNLGIKEKRALKLFLKLTKEKGLR is encoded by the coding sequence ATGATATTTGCTAAAATTGATTTTATTAATTTATTACCATTTCATATTTATATAAAGAAAAATATACAATCTTCTCAATTAAAATCAATAATTGAATATAAAAAATCATATCCATCTTATATAAATAATAAATTTAAAAAAAGAAAAGTTGATAGTGCTTTTATCTCTTCTATAGCTTCAAGAAATGAAAAAAATTTGGATTTTGGAATTGTAGCAAAAAATGAAGTATTATCTGTGTTATTGATACCAGGAAAACAACAGACAGATTTTCAATCACAAACTTCAAATGCTCTTGCAAAAGTTTTAGATTTAAAAGGAAGAGTAATTATTGGAGATAAAGCACTCAAATTTTATCATGAAAATCCAAATATTTTAAAAATTGATTTAGCAAAACAATGGCAAGATAAATACAATTTACCTTTTGTATTTGCAGTTTTATGTTTTAATAAAAATAAAAATAAATTAAAATCAATAACAAAAAATTTTAATAAAAAACATATAAAAATACCTCAATATATACTAGAACAATATTCAAAAAGAAGTGGTGTATCTAAAAGAAATATTTTAAATTATTTAACTAAAATTGATTACAATTTAGGGATAAAAGAAAAAAGAGCTTTAAAACTATTTTTAAAATTAACAAAAGAAAAAGGATTAAGATGA
- a CDS encoding anthranilate synthase component II: MILMIDNYDSFTYNIVQYCLELGADLKIIRNDELTLEQIIELNPEKIIISPGPATPDDAGICLEVIKYFADKKPIFGICLGHQAIGQVFGGNVVRAKNMMHGKTSSIKVIKDTKIFDGLPSNFIQTRYHSLIVEKDNLPEEIIATSFSEDDNEIMSLEIKDKQIYGVQFHPESIMSEYGYKIIDNFLKL, from the coding sequence ATGATATTAATGATTGATAATTATGATAGTTTTACATACAATATTGTTCAATATTGTTTAGAATTAGGGGCAGATTTAAAAATCATCAGAAATGATGAATTAACATTGGAACAAATAATAGAGTTAAATCCAGAGAAAATTATAATTTCACCTGGTCCAGCGACTCCAGATGATGCAGGAATTTGTTTAGAAGTTATAAAATATTTTGCTGATAAAAAACCAATTTTTGGTATTTGTTTAGGACATCAAGCAATAGGGCAAGTTTTTGGTGGAAATGTAGTTCGTGCAAAAAATATGATGCATGGTAAGACATCTTCAATAAAAGTTATAAAAGATACAAAAATTTTTGATGGTTTACCAAGTAATTTTATTCAAACTAGATATCATTCATTGATTGTTGAAAAGGATAATCTACCAGAAGAGATAATAGCAACCTCATTTAGTGAAGATGATAATGAAATTATGTCTTTAGAAATTAAAGATAAACAAATTTATGGTGTACAATTTCACCCTGAATCAATCATGAGTGAGTACGGATATAAAATAATTGATAATTTTCTAAAATTGTAA
- a CDS encoding peptidylprolyl isomerase — protein sequence MFGLKKEIKEYNLSKEELSKFNYAKITTEKGVVFIKLFNEETPTTVANFATLVNDGFYNGLIFHRVIPGFMAQGGCPEGSGIGNPGWAIKCEVNAEKQIHNRGSLSMAHAGRNTGGSQFFICFVPCPHLNNHHTVFGAIEENDADSFAALDAIKQNDKIVSIEILEKRD from the coding sequence ATGTTCGGATTAAAAAAAGAAATTAAAGAATATAACTTATCAAAAGAAGAATTATCAAAATTCAACTATGCAAAAATAACTACAGAAAAAGGGGTAGTTTTTATTAAACTATTTAATGAAGAGACACCAACTACAGTTGCAAATTTTGCTACATTGGTAAATGATGGTTTTTATAATGGACTAATCTTTCATAGAGTTATCCCTGGTTTTATGGCACAAGGAGGTTGTCCTGAAGGTTCAGGAATTGGGAATCCTGGTTGGGCAATTAAATGTGAAGTAAATGCTGAAAAACAAATACACAATAGAGGTTCTTTATCAATGGCTCATGCAGGAAGAAACACAGGTGGTAGTCAATTTTTTATATGTTTTGTTCCTTGTCCTCACTTAAATAATCATCACACTGTATTTGGTGCTATAGAAGAAAATGATGCAGATAGCTTTGCAGCACTTGATGCAATTAAACAAAATGATAAAATTGTTTCTATTGAGATTCTTGAAAAAAGAGATTAA
- the murG gene encoding undecaprenyldiphospho-muramoylpentapeptide beta-N-acetylglucosaminyltransferase, translated as MIETVVVTGGGTGGHLKVADAFIDELFKRGINIIFIGSSNGQDKFWFENDIRIKEKYFLDTKGVVNKKGFGKIASLFNIFSKTIYCLNLYFKYKIKVVISVGGFSAAPATFASILKRDCNLYIHEQNSKMGKLNELTSKFATEVFSSFDDNSLVKDYPVSNEFFNSSRVREKVKTIAFFGGSQGAVCINDFALKVASKLNEMGIKIIHQTGKNDFERVKNEYKRLNINADVFDFSKEIPLKMSKADFAVSRAGASTLWELCANHLPTLFVPYKYAASDHQYYNAKVLKDKNLCFLQREDELSEDYFFEALNSDIHKISIELISSINPNATSQIVDIILKKS; from the coding sequence ATGATAGAAACGGTTGTTGTAACAGGTGGTGGAACAGGTGGGCATCTAAAAGTTGCAGATGCTTTTATTGATGAATTATTTAAAAGAGGAATAAATATTATTTTTATTGGTTCCTCAAATGGTCAAGATAAATTTTGGTTTGAAAATGATATAAGAATTAAAGAAAAATATTTTTTAGATACAAAAGGAGTTGTAAATAAAAAGGGATTTGGGAAAATAGCTTCTTTATTTAATATTTTTTCTAAAACTATATATTGTTTAAATTTATATTTTAAATATAAAATCAAAGTTGTAATTTCTGTTGGAGGCTTTTCAGCTGCACCTGCAACATTTGCTTCTATATTAAAAAGAGATTGTAATCTTTACATTCATGAGCAAAATTCAAAAATGGGTAAATTAAATGAACTAACATCAAAATTTGCTACAGAAGTTTTTTCTTCATTTGATGATAATTCATTGGTTAAAGATTATCCTGTTTCAAATGAATTCTTTAATTCTTCAAGAGTTAGAGAAAAAGTTAAAACTATTGCTTTTTTTGGGGGATCTCAAGGTGCAGTTTGTATAAATGATTTTGCTTTAAAAGTTGCTTCTAAATTAAATGAAATGGGAATAAAAATTATTCATCAAACAGGAAAAAATGATTTTGAAAGAGTGAAAAACGAATATAAAAGATTAAATATAAATGCTGATGTTTTTGATTTTTCTAAAGAAATTCCATTAAAAATGTCAAAAGCTGATTTTGCAGTGAGTAGAGCAGGAGCATCTACTCTTTGGGAATTATGTGCAAATCATTTACCAACATTGTTTGTTCCATATAAATATGCAGCTTCTGATCATCAATATTATAATGCAAAAGTATTAAAAGATAAAAATTTATGTTTTCTACAAAGAGAAGATGAATTAAGCGAGGATTATTTTTTTGAAGCTTTAAATTCAGATATTCATAAAATTAGCATTGAATTAATAAGTTCTATTAATCCAAATGCCACATCTCAAATAGTTGATATTATTTTAAAAAAGAGTTAA
- a CDS encoding MoaD/ThiS family protein, which produces MVKVEFLGPINKEDMNLDITNLTQLSEVLKNDKDVSNWLETCAVAINDTLINSKDIELKNGDRISLLPPVCGG; this is translated from the coding sequence ATGGTAAAAGTAGAATTTTTAGGACCAATAAACAAAGAAGATATGAATTTGGATATAACTAATTTAACACAATTAAGTGAAGTATTAAAAAATGATAAAGATGTGTCTAATTGGCTTGAGACTTGTGCAGTTGCAATAAATGATACATTAATAAATTCAAAAGATATTGAATTAAAAAACGGAGATAGAATATCTTTATTACCTCCTGTTTGTGGAGGATGA
- a CDS encoding peptidoglycan D,D-transpeptidase FtsI family protein — protein MSSNKIEKVDKTKKIVILFLLIFLALTILILSVFRTISEKRHLPSLRSEKNELAVRGDIISADDFKIASSKKLYTASIDTRYLDPNKKELFLNLFSIYSNIDYKTLKEKLAEGEKSPGYLVLSYQIDSRTAKNLKELAFKLIQLDVFISRQINGSKILRGLTITESGEKRIFSYNDTLTPVVGYISKFESEAGKTKVNGIKGLERHYNKVLNQSKDGVLQGDRDVLSYISFDKSSLITKRVDGATLNLNVPLKLQKNNETTLDLYKEKLGADEIIVAIMDSKTGKILTMASSNRFNPEKIKKEDIPYLNVNAVEYQFEPGSVIKPLSIALAMDKGLVKKNENFPAYNNFGSMSQKGYPKGAYKIGRFTIKDDHQFKTHYLTLDDIVIFSSNIGTLQIAQRLTGPEFFEGMKRFGFTRKTGIDLPYEKKGVMPKVWQFSAGDKDKKDNVFKATVSFGQGMTSTFIQVLKAYSVFNNDGYMVTPRIVDYLTYDNNKYKPYDDKPEFVISKATADEMKRMLVKTVTDGTGKAARMNGLEIGGKTGTAQIARGGKYLKKYISSFFGFVNDEEGNSYTIGVTVINPISTGKNWYYYYASWSAVPVFKEIVQNLIKLNYLTPKEDIISNK, from the coding sequence ATGTCTTCAAACAAAATCGAAAAAGTAGATAAAACAAAAAAAATAGTAATTTTGTTTCTATTAATTTTTTTAGCCTTAACAATACTAATTTTATCAGTTTTCAGAACTATTAGTGAAAAAAGGCACTTACCTTCTTTAAGAAGTGAAAAAAATGAACTTGCTGTTAGAGGTGATATAATAAGTGCAGATGATTTTAAAATTGCTTCTTCAAAAAAATTATACACAGCATCCATTGATACAAGATATTTAGATCCAAATAAAAAAGAACTTTTTTTAAACCTTTTTTCGATCTATAGTAATATTGATTATAAAACATTAAAAGAAAAATTAGCTGAAGGAGAAAAAAGTCCAGGCTACTTAGTTTTATCATATCAAATTGATTCAAGAACAGCAAAAAATTTAAAAGAACTTGCATTTAAACTTATTCAATTAGATGTTTTTATTAGTAGACAAATTAATGGTTCTAAAATTTTAAGAGGTTTAACAATAACTGAAAGTGGCGAAAAAAGAATTTTTTCTTATAATGATACACTAACACCTGTAGTTGGATATATTTCAAAATTTGAATCAGAAGCAGGAAAAACAAAAGTAAATGGAATAAAAGGACTTGAAAGACATTATAATAAAGTTCTAAATCAATCAAAAGATGGAGTTTTACAAGGAGATAGAGATGTTTTATCATATATTTCTTTTGACAAAAGTTCTTTAATAACAAAAAGAGTAGATGGGGCTACATTAAACTTAAATGTTCCACTAAAACTTCAAAAGAACAATGAAACAACTCTTGATTTATATAAGGAAAAACTCGGTGCAGATGAAATAATTGTTGCAATTATGGATAGTAAAACAGGAAAAATTTTAACAATGGCATCATCAAATAGATTTAATCCTGAAAAAATAAAAAAAGAAGATATTCCTTATCTAAATGTTAATGCAGTTGAATATCAGTTTGAACCAGGTTCTGTTATTAAACCCTTATCTATAGCACTTGCAATGGATAAAGGTTTAGTCAAAAAAAATGAAAATTTTCCAGCATATAATAATTTTGGCTCTATGTCTCAAAAAGGCTATCCTAAAGGTGCTTATAAAATAGGTAGATTTACCATAAAAGATGATCATCAATTTAAAACACATTATTTAACATTAGATGATATAGTTATTTTTTCATCAAATATTGGTACTTTACAAATTGCACAAAGATTAACTGGTCCTGAATTTTTTGAAGGAATGAAAAGATTTGGCTTTACTAGAAAAACAGGCATAGATTTACCATATGAAAAAAAAGGTGTAATGCCAAAAGTTTGGCAATTCTCTGCAGGAGATAAAGATAAAAAAGACAATGTTTTTAAAGCAACTGTTTCTTTTGGACAGGGTATGACATCTACTTTTATTCAAGTTTTAAAAGCTTATTCTGTTTTTAATAATGATGGATATATGGTTACACCAAGAATAGTTGATTATTTAACTTATGATAACAATAAATATAAACCCTATGATGACAAACCCGAATTTGTAATCTCTAAAGCAACAGCAGATGAAATGAAAAGAATGCTTGTAAAAACAGTTACAGATGGAACGGGAAAAGCTGCACGTATGAATGGGCTAGAAATAGGTGGAAAAACTGGAACAGCTCAAATAGCTAGAGGAGGTAAATATCTTAAAAAATATATATCTTCATTTTTTGGTTTTGTAAATGATGAAGAAGGAAATTCTTATACTATTGGAGTAACTGTTATTAACCCTATTTCTACTGGTAAAAATTGGTATTACTACTATGCTTCATGGTCAGCAGTTCCTGTATTTAAAGAAATAGTTCAAAATCTAATAAAATTAAACTATTTAACACCTAAAGAAGATATAATTTCAAACAAATAA
- a CDS encoding GGDEF domain-containing response regulator, with protein sequence MKHKVLIIDDSISVCNTLKSFIENDLEIDVFIAKSLKDSANLLLQEKGKIDVVLADLGLPDAPNGEIIDFLSKFKIPIVILTGSDNVDIEEKFRDKNIVDYIIKDGISALTYASSIVKRIIHNKNIKILVVDDSKSFVNKTIDLLKRYKIIGLCAYDGEEAYSVLKENSDVKIVLTDYLMPKMDGLELTKKIRRDYSKDELSIIVTSNDTNKKIPAKFLKYGANDFLYKGFSNEEFFARINSNIEVLELFDEIKNKANKDYLTGLFNRRYLFDVGNKIYEDCKINDKIFAIAIIDIDNFKNINDTYGHDVGDMALKEVSKILNKEIMSNALISRLGGEEFCICFYNRTEKDIDGLLENIRKKFENNIINYNNKEIKYTISIGYSFRFGKNIDSMINNADKYLYFAKNEGRNRVRKDENRFT encoded by the coding sequence ATGAAACATAAAGTTTTAATAATTGATGATAGTATTTCTGTTTGTAATACATTAAAAAGTTTTATTGAAAATGATTTAGAAATTGATGTATTTATTGCCAAAAGTCTGAAAGATAGTGCAAATTTATTATTACAAGAAAAAGGTAAAATAGATGTTGTATTAGCTGATTTAGGATTACCTGATGCTCCAAATGGAGAGATTATTGATTTTCTTTCAAAGTTTAAAATTCCAATTGTAATTTTAACAGGTAGTGATAATGTAGATATAGAAGAGAAATTTAGAGATAAAAATATTGTTGATTATATAATAAAAGATGGGATTTCAGCTTTAACTTATGCTTCATCAATTGTAAAAAGAATAATTCATAATAAAAATATAAAAATTTTAGTTGTAGATGATTCGAAATCTTTTGTTAATAAAACTATAGATTTATTGAAAAGATATAAAATTATAGGATTATGTGCATATGATGGAGAAGAGGCTTATTCTGTTTTAAAAGAGAATAGTGATGTCAAAATAGTTTTAACAGATTACTTAATGCCAAAAATGGATGGTTTAGAATTAACAAAAAAAATTAGAAGGGATTATTCAAAAGATGAACTTTCAATTATTGTCACATCAAATGATACAAATAAAAAGATTCCTGCAAAGTTTTTGAAATATGGTGCTAATGATTTTTTATATAAAGGATTTTCTAATGAAGAATTCTTTGCAAGAATAAATTCAAATATTGAAGTCTTAGAACTTTTTGATGAGATAAAAAATAAAGCTAACAAAGATTATTTAACAGGATTATTTAATAGAAGATATCTATTTGATGTTGGAAACAAAATATATGAAGATTGTAAAATAAATGACAAAATTTTTGCAATTGCAATTATTGATATAGATAATTTTAAAAATATAAATGACACTTATGGTCATGATGTTGGAGATATGGCATTAAAAGAAGTTTCTAAAATACTAAATAAAGAAATTATGTCGAATGCATTAATTAGTAGATTAGGTGGGGAAGAATTTTGTATATGTTTTTATAATAGAACCGAAAAAGATATAGATGGACTTTTAGAAAATATAAGAAAAAAATTTGAGAATAATATTATAAACTATAATAATAAAGAGATTAAATATACAATTTCTATTGGTTATAGTTTTAGGTTTGGAAAAAATATTGATAGTATGATAAATAATGCAGATAAATATTTATATTTTGCAAAAAATGAAGGAAGGAATAGAGTAAGAAAAGATGAGAATAGATTTACATAA